One genomic window of Elaeis guineensis isolate ETL-2024a chromosome 2, EG11, whole genome shotgun sequence includes the following:
- the LOC105034643 gene encoding uncharacterized protein has translation MAIPGGRTTTLLPLSIPNATKTFPLCSSSHPSITPSASHAPPPDGDDETVISTAVSVLREQRSKSRWSFLKSVYHPAGISATQAAEILRRVRNRPHLALRFFLWTQRHSLCRHDLYSLTAIAHVLARGRLRSAALSLLQATIRSHDPSSSSAAAGGVDTCRPPEIFEALAKTYRAFDSAPFVFDLLIRAYLQARRLDRAVQIVRILLSRGIQPEIGTSNSLIRSVSRARGWDVGFEIYEEIFKPKDGNGDAVRVRVSPKVQTFNTLLLSLYRDGKLERSEEIRKEMDIFKCKPNVFTYSILMAGFCDEGRIKEARKLWEEMVAKGIEPDIIAFNTLISGYCEVGETERAEELFREMILSEIEPTGNTYEHLIKGHCYAGEVDSTLLLYKDMKRRGFGIGVTAVDELLGVMCEKGRVLEGLGILRDEMRREEFCPSRKSYESLIRGFCEEGEMEEALKLQAEMAGKGFEVDLKVYSAFIQGYGKQGDVEKVRRLKDEMLEMGLHVEGD, from the coding sequence ATGGCTATTCCAGGAGGAAGAACCACaaccctcctccctctctccatcCCAAACGCCACCAAAACCTTCCCCCTTTGCTCAtcatcacatccatctatcacTCCATCAGCGTCCCATGCACCACCACCCGACGGCGACGATGAAACGGTAATCTCCACGGCGGTCTCCGTCCTAAGGGAGCAGCGCTCCAAGAGCCGATGGAGCTTCCTCAAATCCGTGTATCACCCCGCCGGAATCTCCGCCACCCAGGCCGCCGAGATCCTCCGCCGCGTCCGCAATCGCCCCCACCTCGCCCTCCGATTCTTCCTTTGGACCCAGCGCCACTCTCTCTGTCGCCACGACCTCTACTCCCTGACAGCCATCGCCCACGTCCTCGCCCGCGGCCGCCTCCGCTCCGCCGCTCTTTCCCTCCTTCAGGCCACCATACGCTCCCACGACCCGTCCTCCTCCTCCGCTGCCGCAGGCGGCGTCGACACCTGCCGGCCGCCGGAGATCTTCGAAGCGCTAGCGAAAACTTATCGGGCCTTCGACTCTGCCCCCTTCGTGTTCGACCTTTTGATCCGAGCCTACCTCCAGGCCAGGAGGCTCGATCGGGCGGTCCAGATCGTCCGGATTCTCCTATCCCGCGGGATCCAGCCGGAGATCGGCACCTCCAACTCGCTGATCCGATCGGTATCTCGGGCGCGTGGATGGGACGTCGGATTCGAGATCTACGAAGAAATCTTCAAACCCAAAGATGGAAATGGAGATGCTGTTCGGGTCAGAGTTTCTCCCAAAGTTCAGACTTTTAACACCCTTCTTCTCTCGCTCTACCGAGATGGGAAGTTGGAGAGATCGGAGGAGATCCGAAAGGAGATGGATATATTCAAATGTAAGCCAAATGTTTTCACTTATAGCATTCTAATGGCGGGGTTCTGCGACGAGGGAAGGATCAAAGAAGCGAGGAAATTATGGGAAGAAATGGTGGCAAAAGGAATTGAACCTGACATCATTGCCTTCAACACCTTGATCAGTGGTTACTGTGAGGTGGGAGAGACGGAGAGAGCTGAAGAGCTCTTCCGAGAAATGATTCTGAGCGAGATCGAACCCACCGGGAACACCTATGAGCATCTGATCAAGGGTCACTGCTACGCCGGCGAAGTTGATTCCACTCTCCTTTTGTACAAAGATATGAAGAGGAGGGGCTTTGGAATAGGGGTCACGGCTGTAGATGAGTTGCTCGGCGTAATGTGTGAGAAGGGGAGGGTGCTGGAGGGCCTGGGGATTTTGAGGGATGAGatgaggagggaggagttttgtCCGAGCCGGAAGAGCTACGAATCGTTGATCAGAGGATTCTGTGAAGAAGGGGAGATGGAGGAGGCACTGAAGCTTCAGGCTGAGATGGCCGGGAAAGGATTCGAGGTTGATTTGAAGGTTTATAGTGCTTTCATTCAGGGGTATGGGAAGCAAGGGGATGTTGAAAAGGTGAGGAGATTGAAGGATGAGATGCTTGAGATGGGTCTACATGTGGAAGGAGATTAG